In Drosophila yakuba strain Tai18E2 chromosome X, Prin_Dyak_Tai18E2_2.1, whole genome shotgun sequence, a single genomic region encodes these proteins:
- the LOC6526058 gene encoding protein obstructor-E gives MKLFLCAIAVTLCVATTVSAANFECPKPNGQFADEVQCDKFYVCDDGVAKAKLCPDGLVFDPLNRKFNKCDQPFNVDCEDRTELQEPKSSKYCPRKNGFFAHPDPAVCNIFYNCIEGDALETKCTVGLHFDEYSGTCVWPDTAKREGCNPEQRTSETGFVCPKDQPKTDDRGQVVTHPKYPHPTDCQKFYVCLNGEDPRDLGCQLGEVYNDATEMCDAPENVPGCEDWYKDVDDKKD, from the exons ATGAAGTTATTTTTATGTGCCATTGCTGTGACCCTGTGTGTGGCGACAA CCGTGTCCGCCGCCAACTTCGAGTGCCCGAAGCCCAATGGCCAGTTCGCCGATGAGGTGCAGTGCGATAAGTTCTACGTCTGCGACGATGGAGTGGCCAAGGCGAAGCTCTGTCCCGATGGCCTCGTCTTCGATCCCCTCAACCGCAAGTTCAACAAGTGCGACCAGCCCTTCAATGTAGACTGCGAGGACCGCACGGAGCTCC AGGAGCCCAAGTCCAGCAAGTACTGCCCGCGCAAGAACGGCTTCTTCGCGCATCCCGATCCCGCCGTGTGCAACATCTTCTACAACTGCATCGAGGGCGACGCCCTGGAGACCAAGTGCACCGTGGGCCTCCACTTTGACGAATACTCGGGCACCTGCGTGTGGCCGGATACCGCGAAGCGTGAGGGCTGCAACCCGGAGCAGA GAACCTCCGAGACTGGATTCGTGTGCCCCAAGGATCAGCCGAAGACCGATGACCGCGGCCAGGTGGTGACCCATCCCAAGTACCCACATCCCACCGACTGCCAGAAGTTCTACGTGTGCCTGAATGGCGAGGATCCCAGGGATCTGGGCTGCCAGCTGGGCGAGGTCTACAACGATGCCACCGAGATGTGCGATGCTCCCGAGAATGTGCCCGGCTGCGAGGACTGGTACAAGGATGTGGACGACAAAAAGGACTAA